A genomic stretch from Strongyloides ratti genome assembly S_ratti_ED321, chromosome : 1 includes:
- a CDS encoding NADH dehydrogenase [ubiquinone] flavoprotein 2, mitochondrial, whose protein sequence is MQSLKSISRISQQNVMAKRFGGHGLAVHRDSKLNNPKIPFKFTDENMKRVQAILNIYPEGHKSGATMPLLDIAQRQYGWLPISAMNEVARLLGIPRMRCYEVASFYTMYNRDPVGKNFVQVCTTTPCMLRGAETIVDAFSKNLGIKAGHSTEDGLFTLVEVECLGACANAPMVQINDDFFEDLTVSDVKDIVDEIKAGKRPFPGPRSGRCAAEPLTGQTTLTSEPTGPGFKIQPGL, encoded by the coding sequence atgcAATCTTTAAAATCAATTTCTCGTATATCTCAACAAAATGTTATGGCTAAACGTTTTGGTGGACATGGTTTGGCTGTCCATAGAGATTCTAAATTAAATAACCCAAAAATTCCATTTAAGTTTACTGATGAAAATATGAAACGTGTTCAAgctattttaaatatctatcCAGAAGGTCATAAGAGCGGTGCTACTATGCCACTTCTTGATATAGCTCAACGTCAATATGGATGGCTTCCAATTTCAGCAATGAATGAAGTAGCAAGACTACTTGGAATACCACGTATGCGTTGTTATGAAGTAGCATCTTTTTATACAATGTATAACAGAGATCCAGTgggaaaaaattttgttcaAGTGTGTACAACAACTCCATGTATGTTACGTGGTGCCGAAACAATTGTTGATGCTTTTTCTAAAAATCTTGGAATTAAGGCTGGTCATTCAACAGAAGATGGACTTTTTACTCTTGTTGAAGTTGAATGTCTTGGAGCTTGTGCTAATGCTCCTATGGTTCAAATTAATGATGATTTCTTTGAAGATTTAACAGTTAGTGATGTTAAGGATATTGTTGATGAAATTAAAGCTGGAAAAAGACCATTCCCAGGTCCAAGAAGTGGAAGATGCGCTGCTGAACCTTTAACAGGACAAACAACACTCACTAGTGAACCTACTGGACCTGGATTTAAGATTCAACCTGGtctctaa